CACATGAACACTAAAGCACTTTTACTGGTAACAAGCACTCTTTTTATTTCAGCCTGCTCACCTTATATCGTCACCGCTCATCCAAACAATAATGCTTTAAAATCTGACGAGAAAGCAGAGAAAATTAAAAATATATTTAATGAAGCGCACACTGCTGGTGTTTTAGTTATTCAAAAAGATCAAACACAGCAAAGCTACGGAAACGATCTCACTCGAGCTTCGACAGAATACATACCTGCTTCAACTTTTAAGATGCTTAATGCTTTAATCGGCCTCGAACATCATAAAGTAACTACCACAGAAATATTCAAATGGGATGGAAAAAAGCGACTCTTTCCTGAATGGGAAAAGGACATGACGCTCGGCGATGCCATGAAGGCTTCCGCTATTCCGGTTTATCAGGATTTAGCTCGTCGTATTGGTCTTAAGCTCATGTCTAATGAAGTAAAGCGTGTAGGATATGGCAATGCAAACATTGGCACACAAGTCGATAATTTTTGGCTTGTCGGTCCTTTAAAAATTACTCCTCAGCAAGAAGCACAATTTGCCTATAAATTAGCTCATAAAACCCTTCCATTTAGTCAAAATGTACAAGAGCAAGTTCAATCAATGCTATTTATAGAAGAAAAGAACGGAAATAAAATTTATGCAAAAAGTGGCTGGGGTTTTGATGTAAATCCTCAAGTAGGATGGCTAACCGGATGGGTCGTTCAACCTCAAGGAAATATTGTAGCGTTCTCACTTAACTTAGAAATGAAAAAAGGAATGCCGGGCTCGGTTCGAAAAGAAGTTGCTTATAAAAGCTTAGAACAATTAGGTATTTTATAAATTTAAGCTTTAAGGCCCAGTTCTTTTGTTTACACTTTTGAGCTGGGCCAATTTTATGCTTCAGATATTAAAATTTAATTTATCCATCAACTGGTTCAAACGGCGTATTTAGGTTTAACTGATAAAAAGCAGCATCTAACCATTGTCCAAACTTAAAACCTACCTGTTTAAAAGTCCCAACATGAGTGAATCCCATTTTTTCATGAAGACCAATACTGGCTTGATTAGTCGCATCTATACAACCAATCAATACATGAAGCTCAGCTTCTTGAGCCCGTTGAATTAATGCTTGCATTAAAACTTTACTTAAACCACAACCACGATGTTCATGATGAATATAAATACTGTGCTCAACTGTATATTTATAAGCAGGAAAAGCTCTAAATGTTCCCCAACTTGCAAAGCCCAATAATTTACCTGACTCATCCAAAATACCAATCACAGGAAAGCCCTTTTCTCTTTTTACAGAAAACCAAGTTTTCATTGACTCAAGTGGACGCGGTACATAGTCATACAATGCTGTAGAGTTAATAATAGCTTCATTCAAAATCTCTAATATAGCTGCCGCATGTTCTGCTTCATTACAATCAATTAGACGAAATTTAGAATCGAGGGAATAGGTCATAAAGATTCCTTAACAGCAGACAAGAGTTGATTAGAAACGACTAAAATATAACGAGCGATTTGAGATGAATTATTGCTATATATAACAGGTTGATCTAATTGCATTGCCAAGCAATCCCCTTGGCATAATGCATAAGAATTTTTACCTAATTGAATATCAATTTTTCCTTCAACGACCCAAAGTTGCTGTTGTACAACTTTGGTACTTTCACTAATTTCATAAGTAATTCGAGAATGCGGCGGAAACTCAATTTCAACAATCTGAAATGGCAATTTTAAATTAGGTGGTGAAACGGTACGGCGAATATAGCCAGTTTCTGGATCTTGCCATTGGGCTTGTTGGTCACGGTGAATAAGCGGTTGAGGTGAGGGGCTACTTGTTTCATTTGTAAAAATTTGAGTTAAAGGCACTTCAAGCCCAATTGCTAACTTTTCAAGTACAACTGCGGTTGGACTAGTTTCCCCTCTTTCAATTAAAGAAATAGCTGAGCGGCTTACTTGGCATCTGGCTGCAAGTCCATCTAGCGTATATCCACGAGCCAAACGTAACTCTCGTATTCGATGCGCAATCCTGATGTTGATATCATCCATATAATCAGCCTTAATTCCATAATTATGGATAATTATTCCACTAAAATAGATATACATCAAATGATTTCAGATAATAATCTTGAGCGTTTCAAAAACGTCAAGAAAGAATAAAACTGTAGGGTTAAAACCGAAAAATAACCATTCATGACTGCATTCTTTAAATTACTCATGCAGAACCGTTTTGGCTATGTAACAATACTCCCTAAATTATTTATATAAGTCTTCACATGGCATTGATTATTGGAATTGACCCAGGTTCACGCTTAACAGGTTATGGAATCATTGAAAAAGATGGTAGTAAGCTGCGTTTTGTCGATGCCGGTACAATCCGAACTGAAACTCAAGAAATGCCAGAACGCTTAAAACGTATTTTTGCTGGTGTTGAGCGCATTGTGAAATTTCATGGGCCTACTGAAGCTGCAGTTGAGCAAGTTTTTATGGCTCAAAACCCAGACTCTGCCTTAAAACTGGGTCAAGCCCGTGGTGCTGCCATAGCCGCATTAGTTAATTTAGATTTACAAGTTGCTGAATATACCGCCCGTCAAATTAAACAGTCAGTAGTTGGTTATGGTGCTGCGGATAAAGAGCAAGTACAAATGATGGTCATGCGATTACTTAATCTGACCATTAAACCTCAATCCGATGCAGCCGATGCCCTTGCTGCTGCCATTTGTCATGCGCATGCCTCGGGAAGTATGAGCAAACTATCTGTTCTTAATGCTTTAGGTGGTATGGCACGTGGACGCAGTCGCTCTAGTAGCCGTAGACGTTAAAAGCCTTATTGATTTACGACTTGAGTAATTGCCTGATTCATCTCAAAAGCCTGTAAACCACGCATACCTTGTTGTGCAAGTCGGTCACCTGCCTGAGCATGCAGGGTAACAATTTCATGTAATGTAATTCCTTTGTGGAACTGGGCTTTTAAGCTTGCAATCATGCCTGCTAAAACATCTCCCATTCCACCAGTTCCCATGCCCGCGTTTCCTTCGGTACAGATATACAGATTATCGTCTAAAATTAAGCTACCTGCCCCTTTAAGCACCCATTGGCCAGCATATTTGTGTTGTAAAGCATAAATTGTAGCAATTCGGTCATTTTCAATTTGCACTGTAGAGCAACCAAGTAATGTAGCAGCTTCACCAGGGTGAGGTGTTGCATAAATGTGTGAGCTCAATTTTTCAGGTTGTTGAGCTAGAAACCACAATGCATCTGCGTCTAACACAGTCTCTAGTTGCTTACTTTGATTTAACGAATTAATCCATTGTTGATAGATTTTTTCGGCCCAATCATCTCGTCCTAGTCCCATTCCAAAGCATACTGCATCAACTTGAGACAAAATATCTTTGATGTCATTTTCATCGAACTTATTAATATCACGGAGCATAATATTAGGAGCTCGTGACAAAATCGCCTGATGATGGTTACGATGACAAATTACCGTCACTTTACCTGCTCCTGCATGAAAAGCAGCTTCAGCAGCCATAATGACAGCACCACCCATTTGCTCATGACCACCAACGACCAAAACATGCCCATAGCTTCCCTTGTGCCCAAATGCCATACGTTTAGGAAGTTTAATAGGTGCAGATGACAAATAAGCTAGAGCTTTCAATTCTTGGTCTATTGGAATTAATTCCATTAAATGAAGTTGCCCAGCGTATTCTTTACCTTGACCAGTAAATAACCCTGCTTTAAGCCCTAAAATAGTAAATGTATGATCAGCCCGTATTGCGCAAGGCAAGGTAGATCCTGTATTTGCATGTAATCCACTCGGTATATCAATCGAAATTTTCAAACCAGTTTGTACATTAAATTGGTGAATCGTCTGTTGCCAATAAGTATTTAGCTCCCGATTTAAACCTATTCCAAATAACGCATCAATATGGCAATCAAAGGTTTTATTCACTTCAAAGCTCTGATGTACTTGTACATGATTTTCTTTTGCAAAATGGACAGCATGGCGTAAATCGATTGAATCGCCCAATTCAGCCGCAAATATTTCTACATGAAATCCGGCTTGCTTCAGATAACTTGCTATAAAGTAACCATCGCCTGCGTTATTACCCTGTCCACACCATACAGCAATTTGTTTAATTGAATGATTTTCAAAAAGTATGATGAGTTGTCGAGTGATTGACCAAGCTGCTTGCTGCATTAAGCCTAATGATGAGTTTTGCGCAGCAAACCAACGCTGCTCCCATGCCTGAATATCTTGGCTATGATAAACTACTCCCTGCATATTATTATCCTCTTGCATTTTGGTTTATGACATCTTCCAACACATCACGCATTGCAGTGCAACAAATTGATCCTTATGAACTAAAAGCATGGATCAAGACTCAAGCATTAGACTTGGGTTTTGCTGATTGTGTCATTGCAAAACCAGATGCTCAAGAGCAAATGCCACGTTTTTTAGAATACCTTGAACGTGGTTATCATGCAGATATGACTTATTTAGAAGAAAATCTAGAAAAGCGAGCTGATCCGACCTTATTAGTTCCTGGCACAAAAAGTATTATTTGCGTCCGCATGAATTATCTTGTGGAATCTCCAAAACCTCGATATGTACCTTTCGAACCCAACTCTGCCATTATTGCCCGATATGCACGTGGTCGTGATTACCATAAAGTCATGCGCGGCAGATTGAAAACTTTAGCAACGCGGATTCGTGAAAAAGTGGGAGATTTTGAGTCTCGTCCCTTTGCTGACTCGGCCCCTATTTTCGAGAAATCACTAGCAGAAAGTGCTGGTATGGGATGGACGGGTAAACACACATTGCTCATCCATAAAAAATCCGGTTCTTTTTTTGTATTAGGGGAGCTATTTACATCTCTAGATTTACCTTTTGATGAGCCTGCAACAGCACATTGTGGTTCGTGTAGCGCATGTATTGATATTTGCCCGACACAAGCAATTGTTGAGCCTTATATGCTTGATGCAAGACGCTGTATTGCATATTTAACCATTGAATATAAAGGAATCATTGCAGAAGAATTACGCTCAGGTATTGGTAATCGCATCTTTGGTTGTGATGATTGCCAATTAATTTGCCCATGGAACAGTTTTGCCAAAACTGCATCTATTACCGATTTCAATCCTAGACATGGCTTAGATAATATTAATCTGCTTGATATCTGGCAGTGGGATGAAGCTACTTTTTTAGCAAATACCGAAGGTAGTCCGATTCGCCGAACAGGCTATCAATCGTTTAAACGTAATATTGCCATTGGCTTAGGAAATGCCCCTTATTCAAAAGAAATTGTAGATCAGCTACACAACGGTAAAAATTTACATGACGAAATCGTCAATGTGCATATTGATTGGGCAATTGAACAACAACTTCATCAACTTGAGCTATCAAATTAAAAAAATGATGTTTTTTGCCCTATAGCTTTAATACGAATTCTGTATGATTATGTACAGTGAATTAATGCCATCATCATGGATATGACAATGACTCTACGTAATGATTGGAATCGTGAAGAAATCCAAGCTTTATATGAACAACCTTTTTTGGATTTAGTTTTCAAGGCTCAGCAAGTACATCGTGAGCACTTCACTGCCAATACAATTCAGGTCAGTACCCTTTTATCGATTAAAACGGGTAAATGTCCTGAAGATTGCAAATACTGCTCACAATCGGCACATTACGAATCAAAACTAGAAGCAGAAAAACGTATTGCTGTTGAAAAAGTGATTAGCGAAGCAAAAGCTGCAAAAGATTCGGGTTCATCTCGTTTTTGTATGGGTGCTGCTTGGCGCAACCCACATGAGCGCGATATGCCTTATGTACTAGAAATGGTGCGCGAAGTTAAAGCATTAGGTATGGAAACCTGCATGACTTTAGGTATGCTTAACCAATCTCAAGCAGAACGTTTAAAAGACGCTGGTTTAGATTACTACAACCATAACCTTGATACGTCTCGTGAATACTATTCTCATATTATTAGTACCCGTACTTTTGATGATCGTTTAAATACACTTGATTATGTTCGTCAAGCTGGCATGAAAGTATGTAGTGGCGGTATTGTAGGTTTAGGTGAAAGCCGTGAAGACCGTATTGGTTTGTTACATGAATTAGCTACCTTACCTATTCATCCAGAATCTGTGCCAATTAACATGCTTGTTCCAATTGAAGGCACTCCATTAGCTGATGTTGAAAAACTAGACGTTATCGAGTGGATTCGTACAATTGCTGTAGCACGTATTGTTATGCCACATAGCTATATTCGTTTATCAGCTGGTCGTGAATCTTTAAGTGATTCAGATCAAGCTCTAGCATTTATGGCTGGTGCAAACTCTCTGTTCTCTGGTGATAAATTGCTTACCACTCCAAATGCAGGCGAAGGTAAAGACCAAGCCTTATTTAACAAACTAGGTTTAACTGCTGAAAAACCAAAACCTACAGTTTCTGATTTGTCAGTAGATGCAATGAGTGCTTAAGGCAGCTAAACACATTAAAAAGCCCTGATTATTCAGGGCTTTTTTCATTTATATAGAGGTTACTAATATTCCGTAACTCGCATTCAGAAAAGTTCCAACTCGAATGATATCCCTTCCTGCAGCATGTGTAACTGATAATTCTTGGCTTAACACATCAAAGTGAAAAGTTTCAAAAACATCTTGATGGTTTAAAAGCCATAGAATGGTATCTGAAATATTTTCATCCGCGATATAAGTCAAAGCTTTATAGTCTTTGCTCATGAATAACTCTAATAAAAAAACTTGGTAAATTTTATAGGAGATATTCAGAGCTTAAAAGAAATTTCCTTACGCCGCTTTAGGATTTACGAGTGAATGTCCAGACAACAAGCTCGTAAGCGCTTTAGGTGAGAACTCTAAAGAAAGTACATGATTCTTTAAATTAATCGAATGTCGACTAATCAAAGGCAATAACCCTTCCTCAGTTTCTAATACATACTCATCAGCAATATTTAGAATGCCCTCTAAATTGGTTGTACTAGACGCTAAGTCATGACTAAAAACATCGTAAATTGTTTGTAAATTAAACGTCGCGTTTTGTTCTGTAGGATGATGAAGTAAATAGTCTCTTAAAAATAAGACTAATTTATGGGCAAAGAAAAAGTAATTTGGTTTATAACTATATTTCATGTTGTTCATGGAAACAAACTCCAGACGATGTTTTATTGAATTACAACTAAAACACTAGGAATTAAACCTTAAAAAATTCTTAAAAAAATAAATATATTTATATAATATTAACAAATGAAGTTTGTCCATAAAAAACAAATACTTAAATATAATAAAAATATATAATTTATATTAATTTTTTAAAGAAAAACTTAACTTAATTAAATTCAATTACTTAAATTAAACTCAATATGAAATTATTTTAAATAAAATAAATTTATAATATTTTACCATCTGGTATAAAATAAAAATTAACTCAAATTAAATACTAAAAAATAACCAAACAAAATATGTAAAAATATAATGTAATTCTTGTTTTTTAATTGAAAGCTGCTATATTTCCACCGCATTACTTAATCAGAATAAAAGTACTGTAAAGTAATCTATCTATTTTAAGAGTACGTTTCGGGGATTTCATGAAAAAATTTATTTTTATTGCGGCTACTTCTCTTTTTAATATTACAGCAGCACAAGCAGCGGACGGTACAATAACGATTAATGGTTTAGTAACAGATAATACATGTACGATTGACACAGGAGATAAAAATCTTACTGTAAACCTACCAACTGTATCATCTCAATCTTTAAAAAATACTGGTGATGTTGCAGGCCGCACACCCTTTCAAATTAATTTAACGAATTGTGCATCAGCAGGTAAAGTTGCTACCTATTTTGAACCAGGTGCAACGGTCGACTTTAATACTGGTCGCTTATTAAACCAAGCTACATCTGGTGCAGCTGCTAATGTCAATATTCAGTTATTAGGAAGCAACAATGCAGTAATTCCTGTACTGGCTAAAGGAGCTTCAGGTGCACAAGATAATTCACAGTGGGTGAATGTTTCTGCTGGTGGTAATGCTGATCTTAACTATTATGCTGAATATTACGCTACGGGTGCATCTACTGCTGGTACTGTAACCTCACAGGTTAAATACACCATTATCTATCAATAAATAAAAACCAGCTTCTATTACTAAATAGAAGCTATATCTCATCTATTATTTATTATTGAGAATATGACTCATGCTTTTTTGTGGTCGTCAGTTTTTTTGGGGAATGGCTTTTCTACATGTAGCAATTGCTACTACAGCCCATGCCGAAATAGTACTTCATGGTACACGCGTTATATATCCATCAGACGCTAGAGAAGTGAGCTTACAACTCAGCAACAATGGTACTGCACCCTCTCTTGTTCAGGCATGGATAGATGATGGCAATGCTAAATCGACGCCCGATGAGTCAACTGTACCTTTTATTATTACTCCTCCTATTTCGCGCGTAGAACCGACTAAAGGACAAACCTTAAGAATTACAGCATTACCTAATGCATCTCAGTTAAATCAAAATAAAGAAAGTGTTTTTTGGCTTAATGTTTTAGATATTCCTCCAAGACCCGAAGGTAAAAAACAAGACAATAATGAAGTATTACCTAATAACTTCCTTCAATTAGCGATTCGTTCACGGATTAAATTCTTTTATCGACCAGTGAATTTAAAAGAAGCTATTGATACATCCAGTGAAAAAATTCAGTGGAAGAAAAATGATGAAACGTTGCTTATTAAAAACCCAACGCCATATCACATTACAATTAGCTCAATTTTTCAGGACGTAAACGGCAAAAAAATAGACTTATTAAAACAAGGTTTAATGCTATCCCCTTTTTCTGAAGACCAAATAAAACTTAAAAATAACAATATAAACAATATGAGCTTTATTTATATAAACGATTACGGCGGGCGAATTGAGCAAAAAATAAGGCTGTAATTTATCTATTTTTAAAATTTGAATACCTATCCATGAATAGGCCTAAAGACTATGTCAAAATGGTTCATACCCCGTATATGCTTTAAAAAGCGCACTACATATTATGTAGTATGTACTATAGCCATTAATGTGCCCTTAGCTGCATATGCTTCAGACAATATAACTGGGGTAAATGTCTTAAAAGCAGACTTTGATACTAATTTTTTAGTAGGCAATGCACACAAAATTGATATTGGTCGATTTAAATATGGTAATCCCATTTTACCTGGTGAATATAGTCTTGATGTCTATATTAATGGACTGTGGTTAGGCAAACGTAAGTTTCTTTTTAAAACAACAAATTCTAATGAAAATGCAAAGACCTGTTTTACAGTAAATATGCTTTTAGAGTACGGGGTCAAACCTGAGGTACTCCATAAAGAAGCAACTCACTCAGCTACTTGTAATGATTTAGGTGAATGGATCAAAGATGCTTTTTATTTATTTGATAGTTCTCGGTTAAGAATTGATATTTCGATCCCACAAGTTGCTTTACAAAAAAATGCTCAAGGATATGTCGATCCACATTTATGGGACCGTGGTATCAACGCAGCTTTTTTTGCTTACAATGCTTCAGCCTATCGTATTGTAAATAACAATCATGAAACAAATCATGCTTTTATGGGTACGAATGTCGGTATAAATCTTTATGACTGGCAATTACGCCATACTGGGCAATGGAAATGGCAAGATCACAACGAAATCCAGAATAAGATCTCTTCTTACACATCAAATAATACATACGCCCAAAAGGCATTTCCTAAACTCAATAGTGTCGTCACTTTAGGAGATTATTTTACCAATAGTAATTTTTTCGATGCCCTACCTTATCGCGGAATTAATATAGCAAGTGATGACCGCATGCTGCCTAATAGTTTGCTTGGATATGCTCCTCAAATTCGAGGTTATGCAAAGACTAATGCAAAAGTTGAAGTCCGCCAGCAAGGAAATTTAATTTATCAAACGACTGTTACACCCGGAAGTTTTGAAATTAATGATCTTTATCCCACAGGCTTCGGGGGTGAATTACAAATTTCCATATATGAAACTAATGGTGAAGTTCAAAAATTTTCTATTCCCTATTCTTCAGTCGTAGAGATGCTACGCCCAAAGATGAGCCGATATTCTTTTACTTTGGGACAGTTCAGAGATGCCAATATCAGTTTAAAACCATGGTTGTTACAAGGTAAATATCAAAGAGGTATTAATAACTATTTAACAAGCTATGCAGGGTTTCAAGCAGCTGAACATTATCAATCTTTTTTAATAGGCAGTGCATTTACTACCCCAATTGGTGCAATTGCATTTGATGTGACTCAATCAAAAGCCGAGTTTGATCAAATGCCAACACTGACAGGACAAAGTTACCGTTTAAGCTATAACCGCTTATTTGCTCCAACGAATACCAATTTGACTTTAGCCACCTATCGATACTCAACTGAAAATTATTTGAAATTAAGAGATTCAATTTTAATTCAAGACTTACAACAGCGAAATATTGATAGTTTTTCAGTTGGAAAACAAAAAAGTGAATTTCAGATCACATTAAATCAAAATCTTCCAAATCAATGGGGCAATTTTTACCTAGTAGGTTCATGGATTAATTACTGGAATCAACCCACTCGTAATCAACAATTTCAATTTGGATATAGTAATCAATTTAAGGATCTAACTTACAGTGTTTCGGCCATTACTCATGAACTTGACCAAGAAAATCAACGTTCAGAACACGAAACACAATATTTGTTGTCTTTATCTTTTCCACTTAAATATAAGAAAAATACGGTTAATTTTAACAGCTCTATATCCGAAGATAACCCAACTTTGGGCATGAGTGGTTTCATTGGAAACCGCTTTGAATATGGCTCATCAGTTTCATATCAAGACCAAGGCCAAACAAGCGTAAATATTAATGGGACTTATCGTACTAACTATACAACGGTGGGTGCTTCATTTAGTCAGTCTGATGCATATCAACAAGAAATGATTAATTTAAACGGAAGTGTGGTTGCGCATTCTCAAGGTATTTTATTTGGCCCGGATCAAGCTCAGACCATGGTATTGGTCTATGCACCTGAAGCTACTGGTGCACGGGTTGGCAATACAACAGGACTTAGCATTAATAAAAAAGGATATGCAGTTATCCCCTATGTTACCCCTTATCGTTTAAATGACATTAGCCTTGATCCTCAAGGAATGCCATCCAATGTTGAACTTTCGGAAACCAGTCACCGTATTGCACCGTATGCAGGCTCAATAACCAAAGTCAATTTCTCAACAAAAACAGGCTACGCTCTCTTTATTAGTACCCAAATACCTAATGGTGGCCATCTACCATTTGCCGCACAAGTTTTTAATCAAAACAACGAAGTGGTTGGAATAGTCGCTCAAGGAAGTCGAATTTACTTACGTACCCCACTAACCCATGATCATCTTTATGTGAAATGGGGAGAAAGTAATACCGAAGAATGTCAACTCGAATATGACATTCAATCAAAAATCTCACAGGAAAAACAATCAATTATTATGACAGAGGCAATCTGCAAATGAAAAAAATAGTTATAAGAAGTGGTTTATTGATCACTAGTTTATTTATTTATAATCAAACCTATGCGAACTGTACTTTAAGCAAAGGGTTTACCACAGTCGATATTCCAATAACCATTGGTACGATTGTAGTTCGCCCAACCGACCCAATAGGAACAGTTCTACAAAAGAATACTTTTAACATTTCACCAAATAATTCTACTGCAACGTGTAACCGTCCCGGTGACCAAATTACAGCGGCTCTACCTCTAAATTATCCAATTAGCTCAATAGGCAATAATGTTTATGCAACCAATATTCCGGGTATAGGCATTCGAATTTATCGTGAGGCAACTGACTCATCAAATTCTTCTGGCTATTACCCTTACAAACTTACATTGACACCTCATACCGCATATACACTTTCACCAGGCTACATTGTCCTAGAAATTATTAAAACTGCTGCTACTACAGGTTCTGGCGCATTGGTGGCTGGCCGTTATAGTACCTACTACGTAACAGGACAACAAAATCGGCCCTTTTTAACAACTACAGTGTTAGGTGGCTCGCCTATTCTCATTGCGTCTTCATCTTGCGAAATTCAAAGTGGTATAGATACGGTTGTTGAGCTTCCTACTGTGACAAAATCAGGTTTTAGAGCGATCGGCTCCACTCAAGGCGAGAAAAACTTTAACCTCTCCATCCTTTGTAATGGTGGTGAGAATAACTCTGGTGTTCCTACAAGTAACACATTGAGCTTAAGCTTTGACTATAATTCTGATACTTCAAACAGTCAGGTTATTAACAACAGCGCGGCTGAATCAACCAAGGCTAACGGTGTTGGTGTTGAGCTTCTATGGAACATGAATGGTGCAAATAATACGATTCAAAAAGGAAATAAACTAGGTATTGGTACAGTAGGCTCCAATCAAACAGTTCAATATGATGTGCCATTAACTGCCAGGTACTATCAAACCGCGACTAATGTAACCGCTGGTGAAGTGAAAGCAAATGCAACGGTCACGATTCAATATGATTAGATCAATTTCGTACTTTCTGCCTACTGAATCTTAAGAGGATATAATGAGAGATATTGAATGAATAAATTTATATGATTAAT
This window of the Acinetobacter sp. XH1741 genome carries:
- a CDS encoding fimbria/pilus outer membrane usher protein; protein product: MSKWFIPRICFKKRTTYYVVCTIAINVPLAAYASDNITGVNVLKADFDTNFLVGNAHKIDIGRFKYGNPILPGEYSLDVYINGLWLGKRKFLFKTTNSNENAKTCFTVNMLLEYGVKPEVLHKEATHSATCNDLGEWIKDAFYLFDSSRLRIDISIPQVALQKNAQGYVDPHLWDRGINAAFFAYNASAYRIVNNNHETNHAFMGTNVGINLYDWQLRHTGQWKWQDHNEIQNKISSYTSNNTYAQKAFPKLNSVVTLGDYFTNSNFFDALPYRGINIASDDRMLPNSLLGYAPQIRGYAKTNAKVEVRQQGNLIYQTTVTPGSFEINDLYPTGFGGELQISIYETNGEVQKFSIPYSSVVEMLRPKMSRYSFTLGQFRDANISLKPWLLQGKYQRGINNYLTSYAGFQAAEHYQSFLIGSAFTTPIGAIAFDVTQSKAEFDQMPTLTGQSYRLSYNRLFAPTNTNLTLATYRYSTENYLKLRDSILIQDLQQRNIDSFSVGKQKSEFQITLNQNLPNQWGNFYLVGSWINYWNQPTRNQQFQFGYSNQFKDLTYSVSAITHELDQENQRSEHETQYLLSLSFPLKYKKNTVNFNSSISEDNPTLGMSGFIGNRFEYGSSVSYQDQGQTSVNINGTYRTNYTTVGASFSQSDAYQQEMINLNGSVVAHSQGILFGPDQAQTMVLVYAPEATGARVGNTTGLSINKKGYAVIPYVTPYRLNDISLDPQGMPSNVELSETSHRIAPYAGSITKVNFSTKTGYALFISTQIPNGGHLPFAAQVFNQNNEVVGIVAQGSRIYLRTPLTHDHLYVKWGESNTEECQLEYDIQSKISQEKQSIIMTEAICK
- a CDS encoding fimbrial protein, with product MKKIVIRSGLLITSLFIYNQTYANCTLSKGFTTVDIPITIGTIVVRPTDPIGTVLQKNTFNISPNNSTATCNRPGDQITAALPLNYPISSIGNNVYATNIPGIGIRIYREATDSSNSSGYYPYKLTLTPHTAYTLSPGYIVLEIIKTAATTGSGALVAGRYSTYYVTGQQNRPFLTTTVLGGSPILIASSSCEIQSGIDTVVELPTVTKSGFRAIGSTQGEKNFNLSILCNGGENNSGVPTSNTLSLSFDYNSDTSNSQVINNSAAESTKANGVGVELLWNMNGANNTIQKGNKLGIGTVGSNQTVQYDVPLTARYYQTATNVTAGEVKANATVTIQYD